The Fastidiosipila sp. genome has a window encoding:
- a CDS encoding Fe-S-containing hydro-lyase — MDGASRIPVQAPLDEQTAARLRSGDRVLLSGTVYTLRDAGHQRLVELLKEGGEPPFPLRDAVIYYVGPTPATGGRAIGSAGPTTSSRMDPYTPYLIERGLRGMIGKGCRDLAVIEAMKKCGAVYFAATGGAGALLSKTVLRAELLAWEELGTEALRRLTIKDMPLTVIIDSQGSNLYEDGPRAWRMEHGGND; from the coding sequence ATGGACGGCGCTTCCCGGATCCCGGTTCAGGCTCCCCTGGATGAACAGACAGCTGCAAGGCTGCGATCCGGTGACCGTGTTCTCCTGTCGGGGACGGTTTATACCCTGCGTGACGCAGGTCATCAGCGTCTGGTTGAGCTCTTGAAAGAGGGCGGTGAGCCACCCTTTCCGCTCAGGGATGCCGTCATCTATTATGTGGGGCCGACGCCGGCGACAGGCGGCCGGGCCATCGGTTCAGCCGGGCCCACGACTTCATCCCGCATGGACCCCTATACCCCTTATTTGATTGAAAGGGGATTGCGGGGCATGATCGGCAAAGGCTGCCGGGATCTTGCCGTCATTGAGGCCATGAAGAAATGCGGCGCGGTCTATTTTGCCGCAACCGGCGGTGCGGGAGCCCTTTTGTCCAAGACCGTTCTCCGGGCGGAGCTTCTGGCCTGGGAGGAGCTTGGAACGGAAGCCCTGCGAAGACTGACCATCAAGGACATGCCCCTGACGGTTATCATCGACAGCCAGGGCAGCAACCTTTATGAAGACGGCCCCCGGGCCTGGCGCATGGAGCACGGCGGCAATGACTGA
- a CDS encoding GntR family transcriptional regulator, giving the protein MTDHGGQPSGLLYRKLVDLIRQEIQSGKREPGQQLPSIRDAAASYGVSVGTMRHVYGLLERDGLIRMQRGRGTFVAEPEQAPDPAGRKDKALTVIDRAIHLLSGLGFTAREMAIFFELRLRQKEESTRALRLAIVAATAEERSIIHRPLTDFRQIQIDRIPYSDVTAQPERLAEGYDLLVAPAGLCTELESLALPQVTIMPVVLAVSPETLLACQKLPKGARIGVLTVSRDFSNILKQACGQVLNESFQLDFALFGNLEKTRRFVERHEVIILPPDYISLVGSAEAALFRGELARGRTLIRTAFNCDQGSLLYLTRAIEKKYGELREWLTG; this is encoded by the coding sequence ATGACTGACCACGGAGGCCAACCAAGCGGTCTGCTCTACCGGAAGCTGGTTGACCTGATCCGGCAGGAAATTCAATCGGGCAAGCGGGAGCCTGGCCAGCAGCTGCCATCCATCCGCGATGCGGCTGCCAGTTATGGGGTTTCGGTGGGCACCATGCGCCACGTCTACGGCCTCCTGGAGCGCGATGGCCTGATCCGGATGCAAAGAGGCCGGGGGACTTTTGTCGCGGAACCTGAGCAAGCGCCCGACCCGGCCGGCCGTAAAGACAAGGCACTGACCGTCATCGATCGTGCCATTCATCTCCTTTCGGGTCTGGGATTCACAGCCCGGGAAATGGCCATTTTTTTTGAACTGCGTCTGCGGCAAAAAGAAGAATCAACCCGGGCCCTGCGCCTGGCCATTGTCGCTGCGACAGCGGAGGAGCGGTCCATCATCCACCGGCCGCTCACGGATTTCCGTCAGATTCAGATCGACCGCATTCCCTACAGCGATGTGACTGCCCAGCCGGAAAGACTGGCAGAAGGCTATGATCTTCTGGTCGCGCCTGCCGGGCTCTGCACGGAACTGGAATCACTTGCCCTGCCGCAGGTGACCATCATGCCGGTTGTCCTTGCTGTCAGCCCTGAAACCCTGCTGGCCTGTCAGAAACTCCCCAAAGGGGCCCGTATCGGGGTGCTGACGGTCAGCCGTGATTTTTCCAACATCCTGAAGCAGGCGTGCGGCCAGGTGCTGAATGAAAGTTTTCAGCTGGATTTTGCTTTGTTCGGAAACCTGGAGAAGACGCGCCGCTTTGTTGAGCGTCATGAAGTCATCATCCTGCCCCCTGATTACATCAGCCTGGTGGGATCGGCTGAAGCGGCACTTTTCCGCGGAGAGCTGGCAAGGGGCCGGACCCTGATACGAACGGCCTTCAACTGCGATCAGGGATCACTATTGTATTTGACGAGGGCCATTGAAAAAAAATATGGTGAACTGCGCGAATGGCTGACCGGCTGA
- a CDS encoding zinc ribbon domain-containing protein, which translates to MYCTNCGAPNADNAAFCTSCGSPLKAQESGKPAPPQQPAYAPPQQPAYAPPPAPPAQQAPYPPQPPQPQQAPYPPHPPQQVPYPPQQPYPQQHPGYGYPQQAPPKKKKTGLIIGIAAGVAVIVIAVVLILVLGGGGGGGISGKWVVTDTEGWSDYEEGLIFNFKGGTLTFEAPKGTPDELKGMYELMNMIKTKYKTSGDTLTLTVEFFGQKEETVMHYVLEGDTLKLFDEDNDVTVLKRTK; encoded by the coding sequence ATGTATTGTACGAATTGTGGAGCCCCTAACGCGGATAACGCAGCATTCTGCACGTCCTGTGGCTCACCCTTGAAGGCCCAGGAGTCCGGAAAACCCGCACCGCCGCAGCAGCCGGCCTATGCGCCGCCGCAGCAGCCGGCTTATGCGCCGCCGCCAGCGCCACCAGCTCAGCAAGCGCCCTACCCGCCCCAGCCACCGCAACCGCAACAGGCGCCCTACCCGCCGCATCCGCCGCAACAGGTGCCCTACCCGCCCCAGCAGCCTTATCCGCAGCAGCATCCCGGCTATGGCTATCCGCAACAGGCACCGCCGAAGAAGAAGAAAACCGGGCTGATCATCGGCATCGCAGCCGGTGTGGCTGTCATCGTGATCGCCGTCGTCCTTATCCTGGTCCTTGGCGGAGGTGGAGGCGGAGGTATCTCTGGCAAATGGGTCGTCACAGACACCGAGGGCTGGAGCGACTACGAGGAAGGACTCATATTCAACTTCAAGGGCGGCACCCTGACCTTCGAAGCGCCCAAGGGAACACCTGATGAACTCAAGGGCATGTATGAGTTGATGAACATGATCAAGACCAAATACAAGACTTCGGGTGATACGCTGACGCTGACGGTCGAGTTTTTCGGCCAGAAAGAGGAGACCGTTATGCATTATGTGCTGGAAGGCGATACCTTGAAACTGTTCGATGAAGACAATGATGTGACGGTTTTGAAACGGACCAAATAG
- a CDS encoding methylaspartate ammonia-lyase, with amino-acid sequence MRIEKVICAPGRTGFYFDDQQAIKAGALSDGNFYVGQPATPGFSSIRQAGEAISLMLILEDGQLALGDCAAVQYSGTGGRDPLFLASDFMPLIESELAPLLTGRTLTSFCDTMEAFEMYRDRQGRPLHSAIRYGLSQAVLDAVARTTGRLMCEVVADEYGTQVSDRMIPIFSQTGDERHDNADKMIIKEVDVLPHALINNPDKIGPMGQGLADYVAWLRDRVISFRQNPGYHPVFHIDVYGMIGHLFGYSRIDAISDYLAKLVSLAHPFALRIEGPLDAGSRQSQIEWLARLTREVERRAIPVELVADEWCNTYEDVRAFADAGAGHMIQIKTPDLGSLHKTVESILYCRKKGVKAYQGGTCNETDRSSQVCVHVAMAAGPGQILAKPGMGVDEGYMIVYNEMQRILALRAWRRTEGGRP; translated from the coding sequence ATGAGAATCGAAAAAGTGATTTGCGCGCCCGGACGGACAGGCTTTTATTTCGACGACCAGCAGGCCATCAAGGCCGGCGCATTGAGTGACGGCAACTTTTATGTCGGCCAGCCCGCCACCCCCGGTTTTTCCAGCATCCGCCAAGCGGGGGAAGCCATCTCCCTCATGCTGATCCTGGAAGATGGCCAGCTGGCCCTAGGCGATTGCGCCGCCGTTCAATACTCCGGAACGGGCGGGCGTGACCCGCTCTTTCTGGCGTCGGATTTCATGCCCCTGATCGAAAGCGAGCTGGCGCCGCTTTTGACCGGCAGGACCCTGACTTCGTTTTGTGACACTATGGAAGCTTTTGAAATGTACAGGGACCGGCAGGGCAGGCCCCTCCACAGCGCCATCCGCTACGGCCTGTCCCAAGCCGTCCTGGACGCTGTCGCCCGGACGACCGGCCGACTCATGTGCGAGGTGGTGGCGGACGAGTACGGCACCCAGGTGAGTGACCGGATGATTCCCATCTTTTCGCAGACCGGTGACGAACGCCACGACAATGCCGACAAGATGATCATCAAGGAGGTGGACGTCCTCCCCCATGCCCTGATCAACAATCCGGACAAGATCGGCCCCATGGGCCAGGGCCTGGCAGACTATGTCGCCTGGCTTCGCGACCGGGTTATCTCCTTCCGGCAGAATCCCGGCTACCACCCCGTTTTCCACATTGACGTCTACGGCATGATCGGCCACTTGTTCGGCTACAGCCGGATTGACGCCATCAGCGATTATCTGGCAAAACTGGTTTCCCTGGCCCACCCCTTTGCACTCCGGATTGAAGGGCCGCTCGACGCCGGCTCCAGGCAAAGCCAGATCGAATGGCTGGCCCGCCTGACCCGGGAAGTTGAAAGGCGTGCCATCCCGGTCGAGCTGGTGGCGGACGAATGGTGCAACACCTATGAGGACGTCAGGGCATTCGCGGATGCCGGTGCCGGCCACATGATCCAGATCAAGACACCCGACCTGGGCAGCCTTCACAAAACAGTGGAATCAATTCTCTATTGCCGCAAGAAGGGGGTCAAGGCCTATCAGGGAGGGACCTGCAATGAGACGGACCGTTCATCCCAGGTCTGCGTCCACGTTGCCATGGCCGCGGGGCCCGGCCAGATCCTGGCCAAGCCCGGCATGGGAGTGGATGAAGGTTACATGATTGTCTATAACGAGATGCAGCGCATCCTGGCGCTTCGCGCCTGGCGGCGGACGGAAGGAGGCAGGCCATGA
- a CDS encoding methylaspartate mutase subunit E, which translates to MDELKNKRWTRDQLEKERKEVLTQWPTGKEVDLEEAFGFHRQLPGHKIFSRKLNRAQEEGRTLVQPRAGVPLIQDMINLLTYLQDVGEADLLPTTIDSYTRQNRYQEAEIGIAESVRTQKAMLNGFPAVNHGVSGCRQLISALDTPLQIRHGTPDARLLTEIAYAGGYTSYEGGGISYNIPYAKNVSLETTIRDWQYVDRLTGLYEEAGCPINREPYGPLTGTLVPPFISHSVAIIESLLAAEQGVKNITVGYGQCGNLVQDVAAIQVLQSLTDEYLRKFGYGDVRVTTVLHQWMGGFPHEEAKAYAVISWGSAVAALSHATKVIVKTPHEAVGVPTREANAAGMLCTHQMINMLGEQSLNTYSLKDEKVIIASETRCVLDRCLELGKGDIAQGAILAIRSGVLDIPFAPSRYNAGKMLPARDNDGAIRLFHVGNIPLTQELIDLHREKMEERAKYENRQASFQMVIDDVYAISKGRLVGRPRT; encoded by the coding sequence ATGGATGAACTGAAAAACAAAAGGTGGACGCGCGATCAATTGGAGAAGGAGCGCAAGGAGGTTCTGACGCAATGGCCGACCGGCAAGGAGGTTGATCTTGAGGAGGCTTTCGGCTTCCATCGACAGCTTCCCGGGCACAAGATCTTCAGCCGTAAGCTCAACCGGGCACAGGAAGAGGGCAGGACCCTGGTCCAGCCCCGGGCCGGCGTTCCGCTCATCCAGGACATGATCAATCTTTTGACCTACCTGCAGGATGTGGGTGAGGCGGATCTTCTGCCGACGACCATCGACAGCTATACCAGGCAAAACCGCTACCAGGAGGCGGAAATCGGGATCGCTGAATCGGTCCGGACACAAAAGGCCATGCTGAACGGCTTTCCGGCTGTCAACCATGGCGTCAGCGGCTGCCGCCAGCTGATCAGCGCGCTCGATACGCCCCTGCAGATCAGGCATGGCACGCCGGATGCCAGGCTCCTGACCGAAATCGCTTATGCGGGGGGCTACACCAGCTACGAGGGCGGGGGCATTTCCTACAACATCCCCTACGCGAAAAATGTTTCCCTGGAGACAACTATCCGGGACTGGCAGTACGTCGACCGCCTGACCGGTCTTTATGAGGAGGCGGGCTGTCCCATCAACCGGGAACCTTACGGCCCATTGACCGGTACCCTGGTCCCGCCTTTCATTTCACATAGTGTGGCCATCATCGAAAGCCTGCTTGCGGCCGAGCAGGGGGTGAAAAACATCACAGTCGGTTACGGTCAATGCGGCAACCTGGTCCAGGACGTGGCAGCCATCCAGGTTCTGCAGAGCCTGACCGATGAGTATCTTCGCAAGTTTGGCTATGGCGATGTCAGGGTAACCACTGTTCTTCACCAATGGATGGGGGGCTTCCCCCATGAAGAGGCCAAGGCCTACGCAGTCATTTCCTGGGGGAGTGCGGTGGCCGCCCTGTCGCACGCCACCAAGGTCATTGTCAAGACTCCTCACGAGGCCGTGGGGGTGCCGACCCGGGAAGCCAATGCGGCGGGCATGCTTTGCACCCATCAGATGATTAATATGCTGGGGGAGCAGAGCCTTAATACGTACAGCCTCAAAGACGAGAAGGTCATCATCGCCTCGGAGACCCGCTGTGTCCTGGATCGCTGTCTGGAGCTGGGCAAGGGCGACATCGCCCAGGGTGCCATCCTGGCGATCCGCTCCGGTGTTCTCGATATTCCCTTCGCGCCCAGCCGCTATAACGCAGGCAAGATGCTGCCGGCCCGCGACAATGACGGCGCCATCCGGCTCTTCCATGTCGGCAACATCCCGCTGACTCAGGAACTGATCGATCTGCACCGGGAAAAAATGGAGGAGCGGGCCAAGTATGAAAACCGGCAGGCATCCTTCCAGATGGTAATCGACGACGTCTATGCCATCAGCAAAGGACGGCTGGTAGGCCGGCCGAGAACATAG
- a CDS encoding methylaspartate mutase subunit S yields MEQGEGRMLVIGVIGADVHAVGIRILEFAFREAGYQVTNLGVMVSQEEFIGAALETGADAIIVSSLYGHGELDCRGLREKCEEAGLGEILLYVGGNIVVGKQDFSDVEKRFRAMGFDRVFPPGTTPEEAIACLDKDLGVK; encoded by the coding sequence ATGGAGCAGGGAGAGGGCAGGATGCTGGTGATTGGCGTGATCGGGGCCGACGTCCACGCGGTCGGTATCAGGATTCTCGAATTCGCCTTTCGCGAAGCCGGCTACCAGGTTACCAATCTGGGGGTCATGGTTTCCCAGGAGGAGTTTATTGGAGCTGCTCTGGAAACCGGGGCGGACGCCATCATTGTGTCGTCCCTGTACGGTCACGGTGAACTCGACTGCCGCGGCCTTCGGGAAAAGTGTGAAGAAGCCGGCCTGGGCGAAATTCTTCTATATGTAGGCGGCAATATCGTTGTCGGCAAGCAGGATTTTTCCGATGTGGAAAAACGTTTCCGGGCCATGGGTTTTGACCGCGTCTTCCCTCCGGGCACGACTCCCGAGGAAGCCATCGCCTGCCTGGATAAGGACCTGGGAGTGAAATGA
- a CDS encoding CoA ester lyase: MRRSLLFIPGNRPNMIQNSEVLPADAIIFDLEDSVPAGEKDAARDLVARALRFLDFGPRERMVRINDLGSVEAKADLRAMVAAGVQTILLPKVGGAGTVKEADSLLSRAEREEGRQEGSTGLVALLETALGIEHALDAALASPRMTGLALGGEDLSADLGCPRTREGWEIFYSRSRLVMAAKATGIDALDTPFTDVHDAEGCEQEARFVKDLGFTGKLCISPSHLKAIHRAFTPSREEILYAREVAEAMEEGQRSGQGAVSLRGRMIDLPVLRQAQRILALAGAAGLLRDEEADHEPGR; this comes from the coding sequence ATGAGACGGTCGCTTTTATTTATTCCGGGAAACCGGCCCAACATGATCCAAAACAGCGAGGTGCTCCCGGCTGACGCCATTATCTTCGACCTGGAGGATTCGGTCCCGGCCGGTGAAAAAGACGCAGCACGGGATCTGGTGGCCCGCGCGCTCCGTTTTCTGGATTTCGGGCCGCGCGAGCGGATGGTTCGCATCAATGACCTGGGCTCGGTTGAAGCCAAAGCTGACCTGAGGGCCATGGTGGCGGCCGGTGTCCAGACCATTCTGCTGCCCAAGGTTGGAGGGGCCGGGACGGTCAAGGAGGCGGATTCCCTGCTCTCCCGGGCCGAAAGAGAAGAGGGGAGACAAGAGGGCAGCACGGGTCTGGTAGCCCTGCTCGAAACGGCCCTGGGCATTGAACACGCCCTGGACGCTGCCCTGGCTTCACCCCGGATGACGGGCCTGGCTCTGGGGGGGGAGGATCTGTCGGCTGACCTGGGCTGCCCCAGAACCAGGGAAGGCTGGGAAATTTTTTACAGCAGGTCCCGCCTGGTCATGGCGGCCAAGGCCACAGGGATTGATGCCCTGGATACGCCCTTCACTGATGTCCATGATGCTGAGGGTTGTGAGCAGGAGGCACGTTTTGTCAAAGACCTGGGATTCACCGGCAAGCTTTGCATTTCCCCCTCTCACCTGAAAGCCATCCACCGGGCCTTCACGCCCAGCCGCGAAGAAATCCTTTATGCCAGAGAAGTGGCAGAAGCCATGGAAGAGGGTCAAAGGAGCGGTCAGGGAGCTGTTTCCCTTCGGGGCAGGATGATTGACCTGCCGGTCCTGAGGCAGGCGCAACGGATTCTGGCACTTGCCGGTGCCGCAGGGCTCCTGCGGGATGAGGAGGCAGATCATGAACCGGGACGATAA
- the mscL gene encoding large-conductance mechanosensitive channel protein MscL, whose amino-acid sequence MFKEFKEFITHGNVMDAAIGFVIGLAFKAIVDSVVNDILMPIVGFLTAGIDFTNLKIVLKEAVAGVSEEVAITYGQLIQSILSFLIIAFFLFLVMKGLNKMRRKKTEEEAATEEETAEETEIGLLKDIRQLLSDKEK is encoded by the coding sequence ATGTTTAAAGAATTCAAGGAATTTATCACACATGGAAACGTCATGGACGCTGCCATCGGCTTTGTCATCGGCCTTGCCTTCAAGGCTATCGTTGACAGTGTCGTCAATGATATCCTCATGCCCATTGTCGGTTTCCTGACGGCCGGCATCGACTTCACCAACCTGAAAATTGTTCTCAAGGAGGCGGTTGCGGGTGTGTCGGAAGAGGTCGCCATTACTTACGGCCAATTAATCCAATCCATTCTCAGCTTCCTCATCATCGCCTTCTTCCTTTTCCTGGTCATGAAAGGCTTGAATAAAATGCGCAGGAAAAAGACCGAAGAAGAGGCAGCGACCGAAGAGGAGACCGCGGAGGAGACTGAAATCGGCCTGCTGAAAGACATTCGCCAGCTTCTCTCCGACAAGGAGAAATAG
- a CDS encoding fumarate hydratase — MTYCVSTVAREGSIVALRQFHTDLLRDAVEKMCGPAACDLPADVRAAVEGALRHEDGANARSVLQELLNNYDIAAGERIPICQDTGLVVVFLDLGRDVHLIGDPYEAINEGVRRGYQKAALRMSVVRDPLRRVNTGDNTPALVTTRLVAGDRVTVTFLAKGFGSENMSRLAMLRPADGIEGVRNFVIETARQAGPNACPPLVIGVGIGGSFDQVALAAKRALARATGQPHPDPFYAELEQSLLTEINQSGVGPQGLGGRTTALSVAIEVLPTHIAGLPVACNINCHVARHMKAVL; from the coding sequence ATGACGTATTGTGTAAGCACAGTAGCAAGGGAGGGATCAATTGTGGCCTTGCGCCAATTCCATACCGACCTTCTGCGCGATGCAGTTGAAAAAATGTGCGGCCCGGCGGCCTGTGACCTGCCGGCTGATGTCCGGGCTGCCGTGGAAGGGGCCTTGCGGCATGAGGATGGGGCCAATGCCCGGTCGGTCCTCCAGGAGCTCTTGAACAACTACGACATTGCGGCCGGAGAACGGATCCCCATCTGCCAGGATACCGGCCTGGTCGTCGTTTTTCTGGATCTGGGCCGTGATGTCCATCTGATCGGGGATCCCTACGAGGCCATTAATGAGGGCGTACGGAGGGGTTACCAGAAGGCAGCGCTCAGGATGTCTGTGGTCCGTGACCCCCTGCGCAGGGTCAATACCGGCGACAACACTCCCGCCTTGGTGACCACCCGCCTGGTTGCGGGTGACCGGGTCACGGTGACCTTTCTTGCCAAGGGTTTCGGGAGTGAAAACATGAGCCGCCTGGCCATGCTCCGGCCTGCGGACGGCATTGAGGGTGTCCGGAATTTCGTCATCGAAACGGCCCGCCAGGCAGGACCCAACGCCTGTCCGCCCCTGGTCATCGGGGTGGGGATCGGGGGCAGTTTCGATCAGGTTGCCCTGGCGGCCAAGCGGGCCCTTGCCAGGGCGACCGGCCAGCCACACCCCGATCCCTTTTACGCTGAACTGGAGCAGTCTCTGCTGACGGAGATCAACCAGTCGGGCGTCGGCCCCCAGGGCCTTGGCGGCCGCACGACCGCCCTGTCGGTCGCTATTGAAGTGTTGCCGACCCATATTGCCGGCCTTCCCGTCGCCTGCAACATCAACTGCCATGTGGCGCGCCACATGAAAGCGGTGCTCTGA
- a CDS encoding MutL protein, with the protein MHPALLIDFGSTYTKLTALDLDQERILGTSSACTTSADDIMKGLDKALALLEVQTGDLDYRMRLACSSAAGGLRMMVSGLVPELTAEAARQAALGAGARICRLFSHELSSRDLTAIEDDPPDIFLLTGGTDGGNRECITGNAEKLASLSVRFPIIYAGNRSALDDCERILSDFPLTLCPNVMPRFGELNIEPVQKEIRALFLSRIVTARGLSRTRELLSGILMPTPSAILSAVRLLADGCGGEPGIGELMAIDVGGATTDVYSIGRGEPDDLQIIFKGLEEPYAKRTVEGDIGVRYSIQGIAGEKGLDWIACRAELPADQVSALIGQLAARPSTVPSAAGRLRKLDDALAAGAVEIASRRHAGTLTRVYTPMGIAYMQTGKNLRLMERIILTGGPLVYAGDPLAIAGQALHSSLHPESLRPRQAEAFLDQSYILSAMGVLAESQPEIALRVMKRELRLIGRCGQTLHQD; encoded by the coding sequence ATGCACCCGGCCCTTCTGATCGACTTCGGCAGCACCTACACCAAGCTGACTGCCCTTGATCTCGACCAGGAGCGGATCCTGGGCACTTCTTCCGCCTGCACGACTTCAGCTGACGACATCATGAAAGGCCTTGACAAGGCACTTGCATTACTTGAGGTGCAGACGGGGGATCTGGATTACCGGATGCGGCTTGCCTGTTCGTCGGCGGCAGGCGGCCTCCGCATGATGGTTTCAGGCCTGGTGCCTGAGTTGACGGCTGAGGCGGCCCGGCAGGCTGCCCTGGGGGCGGGAGCCCGGATTTGCCGGCTTTTCAGCCATGAATTGAGCAGCCGTGACCTGACCGCCATCGAAGATGACCCGCCCGATATTTTTCTTCTGACCGGAGGAACGGACGGCGGCAACCGCGAATGCATCACGGGCAATGCCGAAAAGCTTGCCTCCCTGTCAGTCCGCTTTCCCATCATTTATGCCGGCAACCGGAGCGCCCTTGACGACTGCGAGCGGATCCTTTCCGATTTTCCCCTGACCCTCTGTCCCAATGTCATGCCCCGCTTCGGCGAACTCAATATCGAGCCGGTTCAAAAGGAAATACGGGCCCTCTTCCTGTCCAGGATCGTCACTGCCCGGGGCTTATCCAGGACCCGGGAGCTTTTGTCGGGCATCCTGATGCCGACACCTTCCGCCATCCTGTCTGCCGTCAGGCTTCTGGCTGACGGATGCGGCGGGGAACCGGGAATCGGGGAGCTGATGGCCATCGATGTAGGCGGTGCCACCACCGATGTCTATTCGATTGGGCGGGGAGAACCGGACGACCTGCAAATCATTTTCAAGGGGCTGGAGGAACCCTACGCCAAGCGGACCGTCGAGGGGGATATCGGGGTTCGATACAGCATCCAGGGGATTGCGGGGGAGAAGGGCCTTGACTGGATCGCCTGCCGGGCGGAACTTCCTGCCGATCAGGTCAGCGCCCTGATCGGTCAGCTGGCTGCCAGGCCTTCAACGGTTCCCTCCGCAGCCGGCCGGCTGAGAAAATTGGATGACGCACTGGCTGCAGGAGCCGTTGAGATCGCCTCGCGGCGCCATGCGGGAACCCTCACCCGGGTTTACACGCCCATGGGGATTGCCTACATGCAGACCGGCAAAAACTTAAGGCTTATGGAGCGCATCATCCTGACGGGTGGTCCCCTGGTTTATGCAGGTGATCCGCTGGCCATTGCCGGCCAGGCACTTCACAGCAGCCTGCATCCGGAATCGCTGCGGCCCCGCCAGGCTGAAGCATTCCTGGATCAGTCCTATATTTTGTCCGCCATGGGTGTTTTGGCGGAAAGCCAGCCGGAGATTGCCCTGCGGGTCATGAAGCGCGAGCTGCGCTTGATCGGCCGGTGCGGGCAAACCCTGCATCAGGATTAA
- the citD gene encoding citrate lyase acyl carrier protein, with amino-acid sequence MKLLRKARAGTLESGDVFITAEPADRLEISLESPVKEQYGEVILQTVHEILREFDITSGRIDLTDRGALNCTLEARLTTVLRRASQEEKT; translated from the coding sequence ATGAAGCTCTTGAGAAAAGCACGGGCGGGAACCCTGGAGTCAGGTGATGTTTTTATCACGGCAGAGCCGGCCGATCGCCTGGAGATCAGCCTGGAGTCCCCGGTCAAGGAGCAGTATGGGGAGGTTATTCTCCAGACAGTCCATGAAATTCTCCGGGAATTTGATATCACGTCCGGCCGGATCGATCTGACCGACCGGGGCGCGCTCAACTGCACCCTGGAGGCCCGGCTCACAACGGTGCTCCGGCGGGCAAGCCAGGAGGAGAAGACATGA